GTAAAGGACGTCAACAGCAAAAGACTGAatgaagttcttaaaaaaaaaaaaaacaaaccaggaatCTGAGAATCAAACAGTTCACACAAATACAATGTGCAGAGGTGCAGTTCTGGGTCTAAAATAGCATGTCTCCAATTAAGAGGACCATCACCAGGCTGTCACCTAATCACCAGGCACGTACCAGCCTGCATTCACCAAAAACTAAACTTCAGGCAGCGGAGTGCCAGCACTGTGGCCACACACGCCGCCTGCTATAACACCTGGCGCGGGGAGCCCGCAGCCTGCGTTCACGCAGCCACGCAGCAGTGGCAGCGGGCCGGCGGTGGCATCACCAGGCCGGCATATGCCACGCTGTCAGAGCAGGGCAGAAATAATCACGCCAGCCTCATGACAGAGAGCCGCAAGACCATTTCATAACTGCAGTCGCTTGCTAACTTGCCTAATGCAAAGTGAATGGAGCTTACGTTTAAACCCGACCAAAGGCGATGCTACCCAACTCTCTCTAATAGACCAAGAAACTTACTGCAGGTCACGGAGACGGCCCGGTGCTGCTGTTTTCACGTCATGGTAGGGTTAACCTATTTTAGACCGACAGCGGCCAGTCGGCAGCAGCTGCTCGCCACCGGCTACCCAAAACGAGCCCACACAAGCCGTACTTGGCCACCAGTTCAGAGCACGGCGGGAGAAGCGCCAGGCAAGGCTGCTCCGGCCGCCTCCAGCAGCGGGGaggccgcccgcccggcccgcggcCACGGCAGAGCAGTCCCCCCATCGCCCGCCCCCAGCCCGGCACACGCGTCGCCCCGCTCCTCGCCCGGCTGCACCTGCGCGGCGCCCACAGGACGCGGCTCCGCAGGCcgcgggcccggccgccgccatGGCGGGGCGGATGGtcccggcacggcacggccgtCCGGCAGCGACCGCCGCGCGTCGGCGCCGAGGCTCCGCGGCCCCCCGGCTCCGCAGGAGAAGCCCGCCGTGGACACGGCGTGCCCCGAGCTGGGCCGGCgggcttcccccctccccaccccgagCGCCCCGCACTCACGGAGCGGCGGGCGGCTGGCAAGCAGGCGCGGCGGCAGGAAGCGGCGGAGGAAGCTGGGCCGCAGCCAGGGccgcgccgctccgctccgctccgcccgGCGCGGCCCGCCCCCGGCCACGCCGTGCCGctccccgccccagccccagcttCAGGCCGGACGGCTCCCCGCGGGctccgggggcggcgggcgggctgCTCCTGGCGCCGTACGAGCTCGGCCGGGGGCAGGTAGCGTGGAGTGCGGGTGGGACCCGGGGGGTGGTGCCGGTTCGAGGGCAAAACGCGTCTCCCCGGTAGGAAGGGCGGTGGAGGAGCGGGGCTGCCGGCTGGGCGGGAGCGTACCTGGGCCCGCTGAGGTGCAACAGGTAGTGGCAGGTCTGGATGCGAGGCACTTTACAGGCTCAAGGCAAAGAGAGGAAGGGGGTGCAAAGGAAGGGAGACATGATGGGGTTACCTTCACATCTGAAATTAGCAGGGTCTTGCTGAAAGATCTGGAGATCCTGCACTGGGTTTGCGCATGTGGAGGAGCAAGCTAGCAGGTTTGCCTGTGTACAGGGGTGTGGGTATTCATACCTAGAGGTTATGCAGAAGGGTCTGCACCCTGCGTAGATTTTCGAGGTAGCCACCTTGTAGCGGATCTGCTAACAAACAGGCTGAAAGGATGGTTAAAGAAGCATGTAGAAGTCATTGGACCAAGCAAAGACAAGATGTCAGGAAGAGTATTGTTGAAAGAGGGTGACAGATTAAGCAGGATTTGATTTAGGTGGGAGGAGTTCTTTAGGCATTTCAGATCTGCAGGCCAGGTAACAGAGGAGCCCCAGACATGGGTTGTGAACACCATGTTCATGGAGTTTGTAtgtgaaagggagaaagaataTGGGACAATAATCGGAAACAAATTGGATTGAGAACTgggttcctcctcctcctctgcagaggagagattAAAGAATTCTTGCAGTGCAAGAGCAATAACTAGACTAAAAGgttaaagagaagaaaggaaggaaaagtgaaCATGTGAAAGGGGGATAGTGTCATATGAAGGGGAATACATTCATCTAacacaggagaggagaggagaagagaaatatCTGGAAGAGGTAGAATGTCAGGACACTGGCAGAAGGGGAAGGCAAGCAAAGGACGTGGAAAAGATGAGGTGAAGAAGTGTTTCCCATACGAAATGGTTTGAATTCTGTGCAGGGAGTGAGGAGAGCAGCCTTTATGCATAAGTTCCCACTGTGTTGGGAAAAATGGGATATAAATTAAGAGCTGCATGTGAAGAAAACAGGTATGTCACAGAAATCAGCCAGgtccccagctttcctgcagaatCACTCaacaacacaaaagcaaagaaagacaATGTTGAGATAGAATCATGTCTGAGGTTTCATAATGGGTGAAAATGAAGGGTCAGaggcaaaggagaaataaagacaaaaagcGTCAGAAATCAGAggcatgaaagaaagaaaagagaaagagaggaaaagccaAAAGCAAATAGTAAAGCATGGTGAAGAATACTGTGGGAAGGCTGAAAAgtttgtggggggaaaaaacaaagatggtagtcagaaaaagaagatgcgataacaaaaaaatcagaaaagtggTAAGGCTTGATGAAAGCCTAGGTCTGTGAACCATTTCTTCAATGAAGGCTTCGGTCAAATGTGAATATGAGGATAAAGAATGTGCAAGGGTAATCAGCTGGGAAATGACACCACTGGGGACAAGCATGGGAGGCAGTGGAGAAATGGAGAGTGAAATTGAGAGAGAGGGTCCTGAGAGGTGAAATGAAGAAAGCTGCTGAGGAGGGGTTGGATGAGTGCTGGATGGCAGTGCCATGAAGGCAAGGAGAATTGGATGCGCTGCTTCCCACCCTTTCACTGACCAGGGGAGTTTGCCTAGCTTGATCTCCTCTGACTTCAAACTCTCAGTCTTTCACAAGATGGCCAGTGGATCATTCCTGTTTCTGCAAGCAAGCTAGTGTGTTCTCtctttgtgtatatatatatgtatgatcCAGGGTCAAATTAAAAccataaattaatttataaaaatgcaacttCATGTGAATATGCATTTTGTACGACAAGTATCCTGATGCTCCACATCACACGCTTTAAGGTCCTTATAGTAATATATGCAATAAATGGAGACTAACTGTGGTTGTTATTTTACGACAGATAAAATGTACAGTAAATTATACTTCAAAAAGAGAATTTCTAGAAGTACTGTATTCTACCCATACCTTGTTGAAAATGGAGAATGCATAAAACTTCAACTCATATATAGATATACTGCTTCCAAGAGACAATTTGCAAATGCCTGTCAAGGCGGCCATATGGAGGGGCTGGCAGAAGGGCAGCTAGTGAACCAGCTATATGTGCCAGGTTCAATTTGTCACACTTTACAGTACCGAGAAATATTTTGTGCTCatttggggaaggaaaacactCATTAATAAAGATTCAGCAACATACTCCTCGAAATGCACCTTTTACGAAAAGATCCAACACATCTGCCTTTAAAGCCTGGAACCGCTGGTACGTAATATGTCTGCAAAGGTATATCGTAAATACAGAGTACTGAATTGAAGTATGTTGAACAGAGGGACCCTTGTTTCTCTGCTTGGCCATCAGTCCTTGGGGCTGGAAGACTGACAGCTGTCAAAACCAAAGTGTATCAAAATTAGGGATACAGTTGTTACCCTCGGACCACAGCTCCTGTGGCTGTAAGGGGACAGTGGCAAGGGTGAAAGCGGTGCAGGCCAGCGCTAAAATCACCTTTTCTCAGGTGTAACGCTGAGGGGAATTTTTTTGGAATTACTTTGAGAGGATTTGGCAGCAAAATTCCCCATCCCTGTTCGATCTCCCAGCTTTCAGTACTTTAAGGCTCAGTTGTGGAAATTACCCTGCTCAGGCAAAGCGGGATCACGGCCTCCAGCCCCCTGCCTCTGAGGAGAAGGCGGAGCCACCCGGGGAGCTGTCTCCTCGccggccggcgggggcgggcggctgGCGGGGAGCGGCAGGGACTGCCTGGGCGGCCGCCATCTTCAGAGGCGGGCTGATGGGGGCTggggcctggggctggtggcGGGCGGCGCGGGCCCTGCGGGCGGCGAGCGGCGGCTGGTGGCGGGCGGCAGCGCCCGGTGAGGCGGGGGGCGGAGTGGCGGCTGGGTCTCTCTGAAGGCGGGCGGCGGGCTGAGGTGCCGGCGGTGCCGGCGCCCGTTGGGGAGCCCGGTGTGAATACGTTAAACGTTCTTAGGGTAGATGGGCTTCCCCGAGTggccgggggagcggggccctGCTCCGGGCTCATGGGCTGCGCCTCTCCGTCAGGTCCCGGGGCTGTGGGTGCCGCCAGCCGCAGCCTCTGCGCCGGCGAGGCGCCCGACCTTTCCTACCAAGAGCTTAAAGACTTGAAGAAAACCAACGTCCTCCACATAGACGTGCGGGAGAGGTGGGAGATCGACAGATTTGGAAAAATTCCAGCGTCCATCAACATACCGTGTAAGTTATTAGCACTGCTACGTGGAGATGTTGGGTGTTCCCCCTTGCTTGAAGGTTAAGTCTGTGGACAAGTGGTGGTGACTGAGCAAAGAGGAGCTGTGCTAGACAGCTGCTAGTATCTTGTGAGGCTGAACTTTTCCTCCAGAGGAATTGGGAGCCTTATGGTGTAAGCCTGTCTGTGGATGGAGAAtaaatgagacttttttttttgtatttcccaGTGGGTGAATTAGTGGAAGCACTACAGATGGATCCAACAGAGTTCAAGAAGCAGTACAGTCAAAAGATGCCATCCAAGTCGGACCCTGTGGTTTTGTCCTGTTTGGCAGGAACAAGAAGTAAACAAGCACTCGGTTTTGCCATGTCCTTGGGTTTCAGCAGGTATGACTTGTGTGTGTAAGGATGGGATTAATGAGGCTTCCCCCATGAAGCAGAACTCATACTCAGCTTCTTGTGGGCAAGGGTAAAAATTTAAATGTGCAACATGAACAAAATGACTCCTCTTGTCTCCAGTAAACCTTGAAAGATGCTGTTGGGTGTTGCAGCAAAGTGAGGTGTATCAATCACCCTGTGAAACAAACCCTCAGCAGCTCTGCGCATGTGCCACAATCTGCTGCAAAACCATGCTCCTGCTGAAGAGTCCTTCTGCCTCTTAGGGCTCCCTTGCCAAGACTTTGCTTCCTTATGGAGCTTCAGAAGCACTAGTCCTGAGACACAGGATGATCGATTGGAAAGGTGGAGA
The DNA window shown above is from Grus americana isolate bGruAme1 chromosome 3, bGruAme1.mat, whole genome shotgun sequence and carries:
- the TSTD3 gene encoding thiosulfate sulfurtransferase/rhodanese-like domain-containing protein 3, coding for MGAGAWGWWRAARALRAASGGWWRAAAPGPGAVGAASRSLCAGEAPDLSYQELKDLKKTNVLHIDVRERWEIDRFGKIPASINIPLGELVEALQMDPTEFKKQYSQKMPSKSDPVVLSCLAGTRSKQALGFAMSLGFSRVQQYAGGFEDWVKHEPPEKK